The proteins below are encoded in one region of Callospermophilus lateralis isolate mCalLat2 chromosome 9, mCalLat2.hap1, whole genome shotgun sequence:
- the Gbx2 gene encoding homeobox protein GBX-2 isoform X1: protein MSAAFPPSLMMMQRPLGSSTAFSIDSLIGSPPQPSPGHFVYTGYPMFMPYRPVVLPPPPPPPPALPQAALQPALPPAHPHHQIPSLPTGFCSSLAQGMALTSTLMATLPGGFSASPQHQEAAAARKFAPQPLPGSGNFDKAEALQADTEDGKGFLSKEGSLLAFSAAEAVQASLVGAVRGQGKDESKVEDDPKGKEESFSLESDVDYSSDDNLTGQAAHKEEDPGHALEETPPSGSAAGSTTSTGKNRRRRTAFTSEQLLELEKEFHCKKYLSLTERSQIAHALKLSEVQVKIWFQNRRAKWKRVKAGNANSKTGEPSRNPKIVVPIPVHVSRFAIRSQHQQLEQARP, encoded by the exons ATGAGCGCAGCGTTCCCGCCGTCGCTGATGATGATGCAGCGCCCGCTGGGGAGTAGCACCGCCTTCAGCATAGACTCGCTGATCGGCAGCCCGCCGCAGCCCAGCCCCGGCCATTTCGTCTACACCGGCTACCCCATGTTCATGCCCTACCGGCCGGTggtgctgccgccgccgccgccaccgccgcccGCGCTGCCCCAGGCCGCGCTGCAGCCTGCGTTGCCGCCCGCTCACCCTCACCACCAGATCCCCAGCCTGCCCACCGGCTTCTGCTCCAGCCTGGCGCAGGGCATGGCGCTCACCTCTACGCTCATGGCCACGCTGCCGGGTGGCTTCTCCGCGTCGCCCCAGCATCAGGAGGCGGCGGCCGCCCGCAAGTTCGCGCCTCAGCCTCTGCCGGGCAGCGGCAACTTCGACAAGGCGGAGGCTCTGCAAGCCGACACCGAGGACGGCAAAGGCTTCCTCTCCAAGGAGGGCTCGCTGCTCGCCTTCTCCGCTGCCGAGGCGGTGCAGGCATCTCTCG TCGGGGCTGTCCGAGGGCAAGGGAAAGACGAGTCAAAGGTGGAAGATGACCCGAAGGGCAAGGAAGAGAGCTTCTCGCTGGAGAGCGATGTGGACTACAGCTCGGATGACAATCTGACTGGCCAGGCCGCTCACAAGGAGGAAGACCCAGGCCACGCACTGGAGGAGACCCCGCCAAGCGGCAGTGCGGCAGGCAGCACCACGTCCACGGGCAAGAACCGGCGGCGGCGGACGGCCTTCACCAGCGAGCAGCTGCTGGAGCTGGAGAAGGAGTTCCACTGCAAAAAGTACCTCTCCCTGACAGAGCGTTCTCAGATCGCCCACGCCCTCAAACTCAGCGAGGTGCAGGTGAAAATCTGGTTCCAGAACCGCCGAGCCAAGTGGAAACGGGTGAAGGCGGGCAATGCTAACTCCAAGACGGGGGAGCCCTCCAGGAACCCCAAGATTGTTGTCCCCATCCCTGTCCATGTCAGCAGATTCGCTATTAGAAGTCAGCATCAGCAGCTGGAGCAGGCCCGACCCTGA
- the Gbx2 gene encoding homeobox protein GBX-2 isoform X2 — translation MSAAFPPSLMMMQRPLGSSTAFSIDSLIGSPPQPSPGHFVYTGYPMFMPYRPVVLPPPPPPPPALPQAALQPALPPAHPHHQIPSLPTGFCSSLAQGMALTSTLMATLPGGFSASPQHQEAAAARKFAPQPLPGSGNFDKAEALQADTEDGKGFLSKEGSLLAFSAAEAVQASLGECEARAAGTWGREDRGRGCPRARERRVKGGR, via the exons ATGAGCGCAGCGTTCCCGCCGTCGCTGATGATGATGCAGCGCCCGCTGGGGAGTAGCACCGCCTTCAGCATAGACTCGCTGATCGGCAGCCCGCCGCAGCCCAGCCCCGGCCATTTCGTCTACACCGGCTACCCCATGTTCATGCCCTACCGGCCGGTggtgctgccgccgccgccgccaccgccgcccGCGCTGCCCCAGGCCGCGCTGCAGCCTGCGTTGCCGCCCGCTCACCCTCACCACCAGATCCCCAGCCTGCCCACCGGCTTCTGCTCCAGCCTGGCGCAGGGCATGGCGCTCACCTCTACGCTCATGGCCACGCTGCCGGGTGGCTTCTCCGCGTCGCCCCAGCATCAGGAGGCGGCGGCCGCCCGCAAGTTCGCGCCTCAGCCTCTGCCGGGCAGCGGCAACTTCGACAAGGCGGAGGCTCTGCAAGCCGACACCGAGGACGGCAAAGGCTTCCTCTCCAAGGAGGGCTCGCTGCTCGCCTTCTCCGCTGCCGAGGCGGTGCAGGCATCTCTCGGTGAGTGTGAGGCGCGCGCAGCCGGAACGTGGGGACGCGAGGACAGGGG TCGGGGCTGTCCGAGGGCAAGGGAAAGACGAGTCAAAGGTGGAAGATGA